From one Solanum stenotomum isolate F172 chromosome 12, ASM1918654v1, whole genome shotgun sequence genomic stretch:
- the LOC125848228 gene encoding protein STRUBBELIG-RECEPTOR FAMILY 3-like translates to MIGHKMCGLYMKILFVFAVFAVQNCQGFTDPRDVFAINSLYTSLGYPLLPGWVPYGLDPCGDLWHGVLCVNSNVTGIVLNDSNLGGELSEGIGSFASIIQIDLSNNHIGGSIPSNLPVTLKTLSLSGNQLTGSIPDNISSLGQLTDLSLNNNHLNGVIPDAFLQLKTLINMDLSGNSLSGQLPPSVGTLSSLTTLHLQNNQLSGILDVLQDLALTDLNIENNLFSGPIPPKLLSIPTFRRAGNPFNTTIIPSPPMISPSPAPFALSPDLAPSLPYIVPPGQELQPSGRQKSSNSTKHVKLIAIAGLVSLVILGLGVCLLMSRFCKRRRETQKETKRHETYDHSLPKVKGNPKHDQSLQKPYYDAEKEAGLRPVAGNGKAQGRNMSMNTSEAVQQKDVKSTISYTDDELGSEMESMISDVLPPPPPPFLQTLSAERMVVNPIVPPITSGKHAMKNVNSAEFFTIASLQQYTNSFSQDNLIGGGMLGTVYRAESPKKLLAVKKLDTAMTKRQSDQEFVEMVSNISKLQHENIVKLVGYCSEHGQRLLVYEYCRNGTLHEALHLDDQIHRKLSWSTRVRIALQAARALEYLHEVCQPPIVHLNFKSTNVLLDDELAVHMSDCGLAPLMSSDSIRQLQGSGYGAPELELGNYTCQSDVYSFGVVMLELLTGRQSYDRSRPRGEQLLVRWAIPRLHDIDALSRMVDPSLNGCYPSKSLSRFADIISLCIQSEPEFRPPMSEIVQNLLQMI, encoded by the exons CCCTTGTGGTGATCTATGGCATGGTGTACTCTGTGTCAATTCCAATGTAACTGGAAT AGTACTAAATGATTCAAATTTGGGAGGTGAATTAAGTGAGGGCATAGGAAGCTTTGCTTCAATCATACAAAT AGATCTCAGCAACAACCATATTGGAGGCAGTATACCATCCAATTTGCCTGTCACCCTCAAAACCTT GTCTCTCTCTGGTAACCAGCTTACTGGGAGCATTCCAGACAACATATCCTCGTTAGGGCAATTAACAGACTT GTCGTTGAACAACAATCATCTCAATGGAGTCATTCCAGATGCCTTTCTGCAACTTAAGACTTTGATTAACAT GGACTTATCTGGGAACAGTTTAAGTGGTCAGCTGCCTCCTTCAGTGGGGACTTTGTCGTCACTTACTACCTT ACACTTACAGAACAATCAGCTTTCTGGGATCCTTGACGTTTTGCAAGATCTTGCTCTAACGGATTT AAACATAGAGAATAATTTGTTCTCTGGGCCTATACCACCAAAATTGTTGAGCATCCCGACCTTCAG ACGTGCAGGGAATCCTTTTAATACTACTATCATCCCTTCACCACCCATGATATCGCCTTCTCCAGCACCATTTGCGCTTTCTCCAGATTTAGCCCCTTCACTGCCATATATTGTACCTCCAGGACAGGAATTACAGCCCTCTGGAAGGCAAAAGAGTAGTAATTCAACCAAACATGTCAAATTGATTGCTATAGCCGGATTAGTATCCCTTGTCATACTTGGATTGGGTGTTTGCCTATTGATGTCACGATTctgcaaaagaagaagagagaccCAAAAAGAAACCAAGAGACATGAAACATATGATCATAGTTTGCCTAAGGTCAAGGGTAACCCTAAACATGATCAATCCCTGCAAAAACCATATTATGATGCAGAAAAAG AAGCAGGTTTGAGGCCAGTGGCTGGAAATGGGAAAGCTCAGGGTAGGAACATGTCAATGAATACTTCAGAGGCTGTGCAGCAGAAAGACGTGAAGAGCACTATATCATATACAGACGATGAGCTGGGCTCGGAGATGGAGTCAATGATATCGGATGTTCTTCCACCACCGCCACCACCTTTTCTTCAAACTCTTTCTGCTGAGAGGATGGTTGTAAATCCAATTGTTCCCCCAATTACCTCAGGCAAGCATGCTATGAAGAATGTAAACTCTGCAGAGTTCTTCACCATTGCCTCTCTTCAGCAGTATACAAATAGCTTTTCTCAAGATAATCTTATTGGAGGAGGCATGCTTGGAACAGTCTACAGAGCTGAGTCTCCCAAAAAA CTATTGGCGGTCAAGAAACTAGACACTGCTATGACCAAGCGTCAAAGTGATCAAGAATTTGTTGAAATGGTTTCCAATATCTCTAAACTTCAGCATGAAAACATTGTCAAACTTGTGGGTTACTGTTCAGAGCATGGACAACGGTTGCTTGTCTACGAGTATTGTAGAAATGGTACCCTCCACGAAGCATTGCACTTAGATGATCAGATCCACAGAAAACTTTCCTGGAGTACACGTGTACGCATTGCACTTCAAGCAGCAAGAGCATTAGA GTACTTGCATGAAGTTTGTCAACCACCTATTGTCCACCTGAACTTCAAGTCCACTAATGTTCTCCTTGATGATGAACTTGCTGTACATATGTCAGATTGTGGTTTGGCACCTCTGATGTCATCTGATTCCATAAGACAG TTGCAAGGATCCGGCTATGGTGCTCCTGAACTTGAATTGGGAAACTATACTTGTCAGAGTGATGTTTATAGCTTTGGAGTTGTTATGCTAGAACTTCTCACAGGAAGACAATCTTACGACAG GTCCCGGCCTAGAGGGGAGCAGTTACTGGTTCGATGGGCTATTCCACGGCTGCATGATATAGATGCATTATCAAGAATGGTTGATCCTTCCCTAAATGGTTGTTATCCATCCAAGTCTTTGTCTCGGTTTGCTGACATAATTTCCTTGTGTATTCAG TCGGAACCTGAATTCAGGCCACCAATGTCCGAAATCGTGCAGAATCTTCTGCAGATGATCTAA